DNA from Pontibacter deserti:
TTAACTTATGTTTTTAGTTATGGGAAAACAACTTTACTCACTACTTGTACTTTGCTTTATTTCTTGTATAGGTGCCACAGCTCAACCTACACCGCGATATTTTATAAAGCTTCAATCCGGAGAGGTAGTTACTGCCAATAAGATTCAACTCAAGTCGCCACTGTTCAAGTCTAACCATTTTCTGCTGGATGATTCGCTAAAGTATAGCCCGGCGGCAGTTAGTATTTACCAGAACGAAGACGGCTATTTTGCCCGTATAGAGGCAGGCAACAACTCCGAAGCATTTGCCAAGCGCATTATAGAAGGTCCACGTATCGATAAATACTACTCATCCCGTACCACCTATGACCATTATGGTTACTCACCCTATGGGTATGGCTATGGTTACGGGATGCCACGCACCAGCCGCAAGCGTATTTATTATTTCTCCAAAGATGACGGCCCTTTATACTTGTTCACCCACGAGAACCTGCAGGAAGCATTAAGTGATAATGCAGCCAGTGCTACGCTCTTACATAATTACAAACGCGATAAATACATAAACACAGGTATAACCGTGATAGGCACAGGTCTGATGGCTTTAGGTATTTTAAATTCGCAGCAAACTGAGGATGGTACGCTTAAGCTTTCGCCGGTACTTTATGCCGGTGCCGGGGTATTAGGAGCACAGTTTGTTTTTAACCTTTTCCGAAAGGACAAGTTAACCCAGGCTATTCAGGTATATAATTACCAGATCAAACAATAAAAACTACTATTTCACATTCTACCAGAAGCCATAACTATAAAACCAGTGGAAAACCTTTTACTGTTACATGGGGCCCTTGGAGCAGCATCTACGCTTGCGCCATTAAAGAAAGCTTTAGCCGGGGAGTACAATGTTTATACATTAGATTTCTCAGGGCATGGCGGACTTGAGCTACCAGAGCAAGGATATAGTATCGCGCTTTTTGCCCAAAATGTGCTGGAGTATATGCAGGAACACCAGTTAGAGCATGTTCATATTTTTGGGTATAGCATGGGTGGCTATGTAGCTTTATACCTGGCGCAGCAGCACCCGGACCGTGTTAAAAGTATATTTACCTTAGCTACCAAATTTGCCTGGTCAGAGGAAACCGCTGCAAAAGAAGTAAAGCTTCTGAACCCGGAAAAGATAAAGGAGAAGGTACCTAAATTTGCAACTATACTTGCTGAACGCCATACACCACAGAACTGGGAACAGGTGATGTATAAAACTGCAGATATGATGCAGCAACTGGGCAAGCAGCCCTCGCTTACACCTGAGGTGCTTTCCTATATACAGCAGCCCGTACAAGTTGCCGTAGGCGACCGGGATAACATGGTAACACTGGAAGAAACAATACAGGCTTACCGCAACCTGCCAAATGCCAGCTTACTTATACTTCCTGCAACTCATCATCCACTCGAAACTATACCTGTCAGCAGACTGCAACACGAAATAAATTTATTTACCACAAGTATAGCTACTTCTTTACCAGCTTAACTCTTATGCCATTCAGAATTACACGAGCCCAGCATTTTCTCTTCAGCATCTTAACTTTATTTATCAGCCTTAGCTTATTTTCCTGCGCAGGCAGCAAAGCTGATTTTGGTGAACGAGGATATACCGAGCAGGGTAAAGCATCTTATTACAGCCGTAAGCTGCAGGGTCGTAAAATGGCAAACGGCGAGCCTTACCGCCGGCACAAGCTTACTGCAGCTCATAAAACCTTACCTATGGGTACCAAGGTAAAAATCACCAACACAGCTACAAATAAGTCGGTAAAAGTAAAGATCACAGACCGCGGCCCTTTTGTGAGAGGCAGAATTGTTGACTTGTCAGAGTCGGCAGCTAAACGGGTTGGATTAATACAGGC
Protein-coding regions in this window:
- a CDS encoding alpha/beta fold hydrolase, whose protein sequence is MENLLLLHGALGAASTLAPLKKALAGEYNVYTLDFSGHGGLELPEQGYSIALFAQNVLEYMQEHQLEHVHIFGYSMGGYVALYLAQQHPDRVKSIFTLATKFAWSEETAAKEVKLLNPEKIKEKVPKFATILAERHTPQNWEQVMYKTADMMQQLGKQPSLTPEVLSYIQQPVQVAVGDRDNMVTLEETIQAYRNLPNASLLILPATHHPLETIPVSRLQHEINLFTTSIATSLPA
- a CDS encoding septal ring lytic transglycosylase RlpA family protein, with amino-acid sequence MPFRITRAQHFLFSILTLFISLSLFSCAGSKADFGERGYTEQGKASYYSRKLQGRKMANGEPYRRHKLTAAHKTLPMGTKVKITNTATNKSVKVKITDRGPFVRGRIVDLSESAAKRVGLIQAGVAPVTMKVIRPAARN